The following are from one region of the Yoonia sp. R2331 genome:
- a CDS encoding component of SufBCD complex has translation MDWSQALFQLIDISSFSSLWYWIMLAVVWSSVSHWVLGVPYDLISRAKRSGGQAELDLTDLVRINVNRMLGIARTAGLILIAFLSFALTSLAVLGFWYRIELAQAIFLIALPLSVVGAVSLSTSRLIAATEPEGDALYAALNRHRLWTQIIGMIAIFVTAMYGMYQNLDAVRSL, from the coding sequence GTGGACTGGAGCCAGGCCCTTTTCCAACTGATCGACATCTCGTCGTTCTCTTCCCTGTGGTATTGGATCATGCTGGCCGTGGTCTGGTCGTCGGTCAGTCATTGGGTGCTTGGTGTGCCCTATGACCTGATTTCGCGCGCCAAGCGGTCTGGCGGACAGGCGGAGTTGGACTTGACCGATCTGGTGCGGATCAACGTCAACCGGATGCTGGGCATTGCCCGGACTGCGGGTCTGATCCTTATTGCGTTCCTGTCCTTCGCGCTGACCTCACTGGCGGTTCTGGGGTTCTGGTACCGGATCGAGTTGGCACAGGCGATTTTCCTGATCGCCTTGCCGCTGTCGGTTGTCGGCGCGGTCAGCCTGTCGACCAGCCGCCTGATTGCCGCCACCGAACCTGAGGGTGATGCGCTTTATGCAGCGTTGAACCGGCACCGGTTGTGGACCCAGATCATCGGTATGATCGCGATCTTTGTGACGGCCATGTACGGCATGTATCAGAACCTTGATGCGGTGCGTTCGCTCTGA
- the hemB gene encoding porphobilinogen synthase yields MKPTVAPFPSTRLRRMRQSPELRRLARQNTLTVDDLIWPIFVMDGTDDETPVASMPGVTRKTVDRAVAAAREAQALGIPAICIFPYTGMEARTEDCALAWSPDNISNQAIRAIKDAVPDIAIMTDIALDPYNINGHDGFVENGEIVNDRTVDALVKMALAQAEAGADILGPSDMMDGRIGAIRAALESEGHQRVTILSYTAKYASSFYGPFRDAVGASAALTGDKNTYQMDPGNSDEALRLVERDLMEGADMVMVKPGMPYLDICRRVKDSFGVPTYAYQVSGEYAMIQAAAQNGWLDHDKVMLESLLCFKRAGCDGVLTYFAPAAARLLQE; encoded by the coding sequence ATGAAACCGACCGTTGCCCCCTTCCCCTCGACCCGCCTGCGCCGGATGCGGCAAAGCCCAGAACTGCGCCGTCTGGCCCGGCAAAATACACTGACGGTGGATGACCTGATCTGGCCGATTTTCGTGATGGACGGAACGGATGATGAAACGCCGGTCGCCTCCATGCCCGGTGTGACGCGCAAGACCGTGGACCGCGCCGTGGCCGCCGCACGCGAAGCGCAGGCCCTTGGCATCCCGGCAATCTGCATCTTTCCCTACACCGGGATGGAAGCGCGGACCGAAGACTGCGCATTGGCATGGTCACCTGATAATATCTCGAACCAGGCGATCCGCGCGATCAAGGACGCGGTGCCGGACATCGCCATCATGACCGACATCGCGCTTGATCCCTACAACATCAACGGCCACGACGGCTTTGTTGAAAACGGCGAGATCGTGAATGACCGCACGGTCGACGCACTGGTTAAGATGGCGCTGGCACAGGCCGAGGCCGGGGCCGACATTCTTGGCCCCTCTGACATGATGGACGGCCGCATCGGCGCGATCCGCGCAGCACTCGAATCCGAAGGCCACCAGCGCGTCACCATCCTCAGCTACACCGCGAAATACGCCTCCAGCTTCTATGGCCCGTTCCGTGACGCCGTTGGCGCATCCGCAGCCCTCACCGGTGACAAAAACACCTACCAGATGGACCCCGGCAATTCGGATGAGGCGCTGCGCCTTGTCGAACGCGACCTGATGGAAGGGGCCGACATGGTCATGGTCAAACCGGGGATGCCCTATCTCGACATCTGCCGCCGCGTGAAAGACAGCTTTGGCGTGCCCACCTACGCCTATCAGGTCTCTGGCGAATACGCGATGATCCAGGCCGCCGCGCAAAACGGCTGGCTGGATCATGACAAGGTCATGCTGGAAAGCCTTTTGTGCTTCAAACGCGCCGGGTGCGATGGCGTGCTGACTTACTTCGCCCCCGCAGCGGCGCGCTTGCTGCAGGAGTAG
- a CDS encoding DUF1330 domain-containing protein has protein sequence MKSLLIALAAAATIPVMVKAEPAYLIAQIGVENWDAYMGGYGAAAAPTVFEYGGRVLTASMDAMPLEGDWAGNWTVVIEFESMDKAQAWYADADYVAARPLRHETTSVNNLVFAPGFVPPQ, from the coding sequence ATGAAATCTTTGCTGATCGCACTTGCTGCTGCCGCCACAATCCCGGTGATGGTGAAGGCCGAACCGGCCTATCTGATCGCGCAGATCGGGGTAGAGAATTGGGACGCCTACATGGGCGGATATGGGGCCGCCGCGGCACCCACCGTGTTCGAATATGGTGGCAGGGTACTGACTGCCAGCATGGACGCGATGCCGCTGGAAGGTGACTGGGCGGGCAATTGGACCGTGGTGATCGAGTTTGAAAGCATGGACAAGGCGCAGGCCTGGTATGCCGATGCCGATTATGTGGCGGCGCGTCCGCTGCGCCACGAGACCACAAGCGTCAACAATCTGGTCTTTGCACCAGGCTTCGTGCCGCCGCAATAA
- a CDS encoding LysR family transcriptional regulator: protein MGKIAHPNLSWSEVPFFLALGRHTTLSAAGAALGADRTTVARRIDALEARLNRALFDRTDGSFQLTHHGRALFAAAERAEQELRALDPQAHAAQHSAGKVRVTVPEQFVMTLAQWQRSFVADHPDILLETSARDQISALARFEADIALRISPSAPADLHAVKLGAVAFGLYAAADLSAPTQAYITHPGRPEPPDWVRALMPDAQVVLSIDGYTAMREAIAAGIGAGVLPCRLGRADHRLHEMGVVDVGTPFFYWLLCLPEQRNLHRIRATMRHLRRSWDQFQTAPPPPGPPSQSR, encoded by the coding sequence ATGGGCAAAATTGCACACCCCAACCTATCATGGTCAGAGGTTCCGTTCTTCCTCGCACTTGGTCGCCACACCACGCTCAGCGCGGCCGGTGCAGCGCTTGGGGCTGACCGCACGACCGTCGCCCGTCGGATCGACGCGTTGGAAGCCCGGCTGAACCGTGCACTGTTCGACCGCACCGATGGCAGCTTTCAACTGACCCACCACGGCCGCGCGCTCTTTGCAGCCGCTGAACGGGCCGAACAAGAGCTTCGGGCGCTTGATCCACAGGCCCATGCCGCCCAGCACAGCGCAGGCAAGGTTCGCGTCACAGTGCCCGAACAATTCGTCATGACGCTCGCACAATGGCAGCGCAGCTTTGTCGCCGACCACCCCGATATCCTGCTGGAAACCTCGGCCCGCGACCAGATCAGCGCGCTCGCCCGGTTCGAGGCGGACATCGCCCTGCGCATCAGCCCCAGCGCCCCTGCGGACCTGCACGCCGTCAAGCTTGGGGCGGTTGCCTTTGGCCTTTATGCCGCCGCTGATCTTTCCGCCCCCACACAGGCCTACATCACCCATCCCGGCAGGCCAGAACCGCCCGACTGGGTCCGCGCGCTGATGCCTGACGCGCAAGTTGTTCTGTCCATCGACGGCTATACCGCCATGCGCGAAGCGATTGCCGCTGGCATCGGCGCGGGCGTCTTGCCCTGTCGTCTGGGCCGCGCTGATCACCGTCTGCACGAAATGGGTGTCGTTGATGTGGGCACGCCGTTCTTTTACTGGCTGCTCTGCCTGCCCGAACAACGCAACCTGCACCGGATCCGCGCCACCATGCGGCACCTGCGCCGGTCCTGGGATCAGTTTCAGACCGCGCCGCCGCCACCGGGGCCTCCATCACAATCGCGTTGA
- a CDS encoding VPLPA-CTERM sorting domain-containing protein, producing MKTFLTIAAVLLGTAAQAAPVSQANSGIADLDVLLDFNDGRVADGDDVSTEYQSDFGVRFDPNLFMGSFLDGKSNMTGGHLTNFKFNDQGQVEYVDPFSIYFDAAVTDALFHFRTGNKDTTFTALLGGTVIESFSVVTDTSTSNVYGFTSSLFDQILIDIAPNPGAGLDNLAFSPAPAPVPLPASALLLLAGFGGLRLLRRT from the coding sequence ATGAAAACGTTTCTGACAATCGCGGCTGTCCTGTTGGGCACCGCCGCACAGGCCGCACCGGTCTCACAGGCCAACAGTGGCATCGCCGATCTGGATGTGCTGCTTGATTTCAACGATGGCCGCGTCGCGGATGGCGACGACGTCTCGACCGAATACCAATCCGATTTCGGCGTCCGCTTCGATCCCAACCTCTTCATGGGTTCGTTTCTGGATGGCAAATCCAACATGACCGGCGGTCATCTGACTAACTTCAAGTTCAATGACCAGGGTCAGGTTGAATACGTCGATCCGTTCTCGATCTACTTTGACGCCGCTGTCACCGATGCGCTGTTCCACTTTCGCACCGGCAACAAGGACACCACCTTCACCGCCCTCTTGGGCGGCACCGTGATCGAAAGCTTCAGCGTGGTCACCGACACCAGCACCAGCAACGTCTATGGCTTCACCAGCAGCCTGTTTGACCAGATCCTGATCGACATCGCCCCAAATCCGGGCGCGGGGCTCGACAATCTGGCCTTCTCACCCGCACCGGCCCCCGTGCCACTGCCTGCAAGTGCCCTGCTGCTTCTGGCGGGCTTTGGTGGGCTGCGTCTGCTCCGCCGGACCTAA
- a CDS encoding lytic murein transglycosylase, which yields MIWTRRHMMGALGTLLIAACGGTTPQVSRAQAQGLPADLQPVANAGFDAWVSGFRGRARGAGISDATLNAAFAGAGYLPGVVTRDRSQIQTRRTLEEYLSIATSDERLAKGRAAFARHQGALRAIEAQYGVDAYIVAAIWGLESQFGEKRGQIPVVSATATLAFDGRRGSFWESQLIAALRILQRGDTTADRMVGSWAGAMGHTQFIPTSYQAFAVDFTGDGRRDIWGSDPSDALASTASYLARNGWRSGLKWGAEAGTGGPAGRTIRPQAGGVAFTVTRNFNVLKTYNNSDLYALGVGHLADRLAGGGPLRGSFPPDANGLTKADRLAIQQGLTAQGYDVGTVDGVIGTKTEAAIRDFQSRRGVAVTGQATRDVLELLR from the coding sequence ATGATTTGGACCAGACGACATATGATGGGTGCGCTTGGCACCTTGTTGATTGCGGCCTGTGGCGGGACCACCCCACAAGTGAGCCGCGCGCAGGCGCAAGGCCTGCCGGCTGACCTGCAACCTGTTGCAAACGCAGGCTTTGACGCCTGGGTTTCAGGTTTTCGCGGGCGCGCGCGGGGGGCAGGCATATCTGACGCTACGCTGAACGCCGCCTTTGCTGGTGCGGGATATTTGCCAGGTGTGGTGACCCGAGATCGTTCGCAAATCCAGACCCGCCGCACGCTGGAAGAATATCTGTCGATCGCCACATCAGACGAGCGGCTGGCCAAGGGGCGCGCGGCCTTTGCCCGGCATCAGGGCGCGCTGCGGGCGATTGAAGCGCAGTATGGTGTGGATGCATATATCGTCGCGGCAATCTGGGGGTTAGAGAGCCAGTTTGGCGAGAAGCGCGGGCAAATTCCGGTGGTCTCTGCCACCGCGACGTTGGCCTTTGACGGGCGACGCGGATCGTTCTGGGAAAGCCAGTTGATTGCGGCGCTTCGGATTTTGCAGCGTGGTGACACGACAGCGGACCGGATGGTTGGCAGCTGGGCCGGGGCGATGGGGCACACGCAGTTTATTCCCACGTCTTATCAGGCCTTTGCGGTGGATTTCACCGGCGACGGGCGGCGCGATATCTGGGGATCTGATCCAAGTGATGCGCTGGCCTCGACGGCGAGCTATCTGGCGCGCAATGGCTGGCGGTCGGGTTTGAAATGGGGCGCTGAGGCGGGGACCGGCGGACCCGCCGGGCGCACGATCCGGCCACAGGCAGGCGGTGTGGCCTTTACGGTGACGCGCAATTTCAATGTGCTGAAGACCTACAACAACTCTGACCTTTACGCCTTGGGCGTTGGGCATTTGGCGGACCGGCTGGCCGGGGGCGGGCCGTTGCGCGGCAGCTTCCCGCCTGATGCCAACGGGCTGACCAAGGCGGACCGGCTGGCGATCCAGCAGGGGTTGACCGCGCAGGGCTATGACGTGGGCACCGTCGACGGGGTGATCGGGACCAAGACCGAGGCGGCGATCCGTGACTTCCAAAGCCGTCGCGGCGTCGCGGTCACCGGACAGGCGACACGCGACGTGCTGGAATTGTTGCGTTAG
- a CDS encoding YSC84-related protein has translation MTDFSRRSFVLGAAALPLAACNNGIGTNGAATIDARVSSTLNFMYSKYPGTRDLASKSAGILAMPLVTEVGLGLGGSFGTGALQIGDSTVDYYSAASGSAGLQIGAQQYSHVLFFMTQESLADFRSGPGWAAGADVTYAINDQGEMLRADTTTSLAPVIAVVFAQTGLQLGATLEGTKYTRIIP, from the coding sequence ATGACAGATTTTTCTCGGCGCAGCTTTGTGCTTGGTGCGGCAGCATTGCCGCTGGCGGCATGTAACAATGGCATCGGCACAAATGGTGCCGCAACTATCGACGCGCGGGTGAGCTCCACCCTGAACTTCATGTATTCCAAATACCCCGGCACCCGTGATCTGGCGTCGAAGTCCGCAGGTATCCTTGCAATGCCGCTGGTGACAGAAGTGGGCCTCGGCCTCGGTGGCTCTTTTGGCACCGGCGCTTTGCAAATCGGCGACTCCACGGTCGACTACTATTCTGCCGCTTCCGGCTCTGCCGGCCTGCAAATCGGTGCGCAACAATACAGCCATGTGCTGTTCTTCATGACGCAGGAAAGCCTTGCTGATTTCCGCTCTGGCCCCGGCTGGGCCGCAGGCGCTGATGTAACATATGCGATCAACGATCAGGGTGAGATGCTGCGCGCCGACACCACCACGTCACTTGCGCCTGTGATCGCCGTGGTCTTTGCCCAAACCGGCCTGCAACTTGGCGCCACGCTTGAAGGCACCAAATACACGCGGATCATTCCGTAG
- a CDS encoding FAD-dependent oxidoreductase, which yields MRTHAQAVVIGGGVIGCSILYHLCKAGWTDVVLLERDELTSGSTWHAAANIHGLHDSTNISRIQHYTMNLYNALEEETGQSCGVFQPGSLYLAQTEAREHQLRLQAAKAKFYGMNFHEVSRDEAERLHPMVNFDGIRCIMFEPDGGNVDPSGVTNAYAVGARKMGAEIIRFCPVTGTEQQRDGSWIVRTPKGDIKTQWVVNAAGLWGREVAALAGITLPLQPTEHQYFVTETIAEIAAMDRRLPSVADRDGEYYLRQEGQGLLIGAYEKDLKYWAEDGTPLDFAHDLFPDDLERIEDNMMRAIDRVPAVGLAGIKRVINGPMIWSPDSNVLFGPHPDMQNYFCCNGIIPGFSQSGGMGLMAADWMTTGESRYDMFAWDVARFGDWADAAFTKARVGDQYGHRFAIHFPGEERAAGRPVRVRPIYEMQREKGAVFGLNYGWEHAAYFDANVPDSAGFDRQPWFDSVGREARMLRDAVGVIDISNFAKYRVAGPGAEDWLNAVFANRMPHEVGRSCLTPLIGVNGGIAGDFTVTRMAEDEFWIIGSGMAERYHQRFWKMVPLPDGTTFESRTEAMCGFNIAGPLSRKALQTLTNTSLETPDFGFMRSAWLEIGGARCLALRVSFTGDLGWEIHCAEADQAVVYTALLGAAAQHDGGPVGSRALMALRVEKGYGSWGREYSPEYWPQEVGLDRLIKLEKEFLHKDSYLRVKDHAPREVLSLIHVQDVTTADATGGEPVFLADGTPVGRVTSGAYGYSVGMSLALGYLKDVQPGDAVDVMILGQPHRGVVLAEPPFDPKGARLRA from the coding sequence ATGCGCACCCATGCCCAAGCTGTTGTGATCGGGGGCGGCGTGATTGGCTGTTCGATCCTTTACCACCTGTGCAAGGCAGGTTGGACCGATGTGGTGTTGCTGGAGCGGGATGAGCTGACATCAGGGTCCACGTGGCATGCGGCGGCAAATATTCACGGGTTGCATGACAGCACAAATATCAGCCGCATTCAGCACTATACGATGAACCTGTACAACGCGCTGGAGGAGGAGACCGGGCAAAGTTGCGGGGTGTTTCAGCCCGGCAGCCTCTACTTGGCGCAGACAGAGGCGCGCGAGCATCAGTTGCGATTGCAAGCGGCCAAGGCAAAGTTCTATGGGATGAATTTCCACGAGGTCAGTCGGGATGAGGCCGAGAGGTTGCATCCGATGGTCAATTTCGATGGCATTCGCTGCATCATGTTTGAACCGGATGGCGGCAATGTCGATCCCAGCGGGGTGACCAATGCCTATGCGGTTGGCGCGCGCAAGATGGGGGCAGAGATCATTCGATTCTGCCCGGTGACGGGGACCGAGCAGCAGCGCGATGGGTCGTGGATCGTGCGGACCCCAAAGGGGGATATCAAGACGCAATGGGTGGTGAACGCCGCGGGCCTCTGGGGGCGCGAGGTGGCCGCATTGGCGGGCATTACGCTGCCATTGCAACCGACAGAGCACCAGTATTTCGTGACCGAGACCATCGCCGAGATCGCTGCGATGGATCGGCGTCTGCCGTCTGTCGCGGATCGCGACGGCGAATACTACCTGCGGCAAGAGGGGCAGGGGCTGTTGATCGGGGCCTATGAGAAGGACCTGAAGTATTGGGCCGAAGATGGCACACCGCTGGATTTTGCGCATGACCTGTTTCCGGACGATCTTGAGCGGATCGAGGACAACATGATGCGCGCGATTGATCGCGTGCCGGCGGTCGGCTTGGCGGGTATCAAACGGGTGATCAACGGGCCGATGATCTGGTCGCCTGATAGCAATGTGCTGTTTGGCCCGCACCCGGATATGCAGAACTACTTTTGTTGCAACGGGATTATTCCGGGGTTCAGTCAGTCAGGCGGCATGGGGTTGATGGCGGCGGATTGGATGACCACCGGCGAAAGCCGCTATGACATGTTCGCCTGGGACGTGGCGCGGTTTGGGGATTGGGCCGATGCGGCCTTTACCAAGGCGCGGGTGGGTGACCAGTACGGACACCGCTTTGCCATCCATTTCCCCGGAGAGGAACGCGCGGCGGGCCGTCCGGTGCGGGTCCGTCCGATTTATGAGATGCAACGCGAGAAGGGGGCGGTGTTTGGGCTGAACTATGGCTGGGAACATGCGGCCTACTTTGACGCCAACGTGCCCGACAGTGCAGGCTTTGACCGCCAGCCGTGGTTTGACAGCGTCGGTCGTGAGGCGCGGATGCTGCGTGATGCGGTGGGTGTCATCGATATCTCGAACTTTGCGAAATACAGGGTTGCGGGGCCGGGGGCCGAGGACTGGCTGAATGCGGTGTTCGCCAACCGGATGCCACATGAGGTGGGCCGGTCTTGCCTGACGCCGTTGATTGGGGTGAATGGCGGGATCGCGGGGGATTTCACCGTCACGCGGATGGCAGAAGATGAATTCTGGATTATCGGATCGGGGATGGCCGAACGCTATCACCAACGGTTCTGGAAGATGGTGCCACTGCCCGACGGCACGACGTTTGAAAGCCGGACAGAGGCGATGTGCGGGTTCAACATCGCTGGACCTTTGTCGCGTAAGGCGCTGCAAACGCTTACGAATACGTCGCTGGAGACCCCCGACTTCGGGTTCATGCGCTCTGCCTGGCTGGAGATCGGGGGCGCGCGTTGCCTGGCGTTGCGGGTGTCGTTCACCGGTGATCTGGGCTGGGAAATTCATTGCGCCGAGGCGGATCAAGCTGTGGTCTATACAGCACTTCTTGGGGCCGCCGCGCAGCATGATGGAGGCCCGGTGGGCAGCCGTGCACTGATGGCGCTGCGGGTTGAGAAGGGCTATGGCTCTTGGGGGCGGGAATATTCGCCGGAGTATTGGCCACAGGAGGTTGGGCTGGATCGGCTGATCAAGCTGGAGAAGGAATTTCTTCATAAAGACAGCTACCTGCGCGTCAAAGATCATGCACCGCGCGAGGTATTGTCGTTGATCCATGTGCAGGATGTGACCACGGCGGACGCCACTGGCGGCGAGCCAGTGTTCTTGGCCGATGGCACACCGGTGGGGCGTGTCACCTCTGGCGCATATGGCTATAGTGTGGGCATGTCACTCGCGCTGGGGTATCTGAAAGACGTGCAGCCGGGTGATGCGGTCGACGTGATGATCCTTGGCCAGCCGCACCGGGGCGTGGTGCTGGCTGAACCTCCGTTTGATCCCAAAGGCGCACGGTTGCGGGCCTAA
- a CDS encoding YceI family protein: MMIRWISAAVFAVWAIGAGAAPERYVLDARGSTIGFAFSLEGAPVTGKVPVAAAHVVVDFDNLAASQVTAQFDITRSDAGNVFMTEAMLSASVLNASAHPQAVFRSRRVVPVGAGARLEGDLTLRGVTRPVVLDGQIFRKRGSDPGDLDNLVLIFTGAVSRAEFGATGFQRVVADRVELEIIAAIRRAE, from the coding sequence ATGATGATCAGGTGGATAAGTGCAGCGGTCTTTGCGGTTTGGGCCATCGGTGCGGGGGCCGCACCCGAACGCTATGTGCTGGATGCGCGCGGATCGACGATTGGCTTTGCGTTCAGTCTTGAAGGCGCGCCGGTGACGGGCAAGGTGCCCGTCGCTGCGGCCCATGTGGTGGTGGATTTTGACAATCTGGCAGCCAGTCAGGTCACTGCACAGTTTGATATAACACGGTCGGATGCGGGCAACGTCTTTATGACCGAGGCGATGCTGTCGGCGTCGGTGTTGAACGCGAGCGCGCATCCCCAGGCGGTGTTTCGGTCGCGGCGCGTGGTGCCAGTGGGTGCGGGCGCACGGTTGGAGGGGGATTTGACCTTGCGCGGAGTGACCCGACCTGTGGTGCTGGATGGTCAGATTTTTCGCAAGCGCGGCAGTGATCCGGGCGATCTTGACAATCTGGTGCTGATCTTCACTGGGGCTGTCAGCCGGGCAGAATTTGGGGCCACGGGGTTCCAAAGAGTGGTGGCTGACAGGGTCGAGTTGGAGATTATTGCGGCGATCCGGCGGGCCGAGTGA
- a CDS encoding FAD-dependent oxidoreductase, with protein sequence MKTTSRVVVIGGGVVGCSVLYHLTKLGWSDVMLLERSELTSGSTWHAAGGFHTLNGDTNMAALQGYTIKLYRELEEITGMSCGLHHVGGVTLADNKDRFDMLVAERAKHRYMGLETEIVGPEEIAKIAPITNTDGIIGALYDPLDGHLDPSGTTHAYARAARMGGATIETHCKVIETNPRPDGTWDVVTDKGAIHAEHVVNAAGLWAREVAAMAGTYAPLHPMEHQYLVTDDLPEIFERDSEHPHVMDPAGESYLRQEGRGLCIGFYEQPCRPWAVNGTPWDFGHELLPDDFDKIEDSIAFAYKRFPVLETAGVKSVIHGPFTFAPDGNPLVGPVPGLRNYWSACGVMAGFSQGGGVGLMLAQWMIEGECERDVTAMDVGRFGPWITSGYTRPKVIENYQRRFSVSYPNEELPAARPHRTTPMYDIFSDLGAVWGHQFGLEVPNYFATGDEPTFEAPSFRRSNAFAATGREVAAVRGSVGINELQNFGKFEVTGPQARAWLDRIMAGRVPKPGRMTLTPMLSPKGKLLGDFTISCLTEEWFQLTASYGYQTIHQRWFDRHATDGVSVRNVSDQMTGFQIAGPRATDVLKAADPNTPDLNFLDVAMITLNSIDCIIQRVSYTGDLGYEIYCDPMDQRRLWTVLMAAGAPYDITPFGMRAMMSLRLDRFFGSWLAEFSPDYTAAETGMDRFIQWSKNTDFIGRAAAEAARATPPTRILATFEVDATDTDVTAYEPVFIDGKVQGFCTSGGYSHYAGKSIAMALIPRALAKPGLAVEIEILGDLRPAKLITDHLINTT encoded by the coding sequence ATGAAAACCACTTCCCGCGTTGTCGTCATCGGGGGCGGCGTTGTCGGTTGCTCTGTCCTCTATCACCTGACCAAACTCGGCTGGTCCGACGTCATGCTGCTCGAACGGTCAGAGCTCACGTCAGGGTCGACTTGGCACGCCGCAGGCGGCTTTCATACGCTCAACGGCGACACCAACATGGCGGCCTTGCAGGGCTACACGATCAAGCTCTATCGCGAGCTGGAAGAAATCACCGGCATGTCCTGCGGCCTGCACCACGTCGGCGGCGTGACGCTGGCCGACAACAAAGACCGCTTTGACATGCTTGTCGCCGAACGGGCCAAGCACCGCTACATGGGGCTCGAGACCGAGATCGTCGGTCCCGAAGAGATCGCGAAAATCGCCCCGATCACCAACACCGACGGCATCATCGGCGCGCTTTATGACCCACTCGACGGTCACCTTGATCCCTCCGGCACCACCCACGCCTATGCACGCGCCGCCCGCATGGGCGGGGCCACCATCGAAACCCACTGCAAGGTGATCGAAACCAATCCCCGCCCTGATGGCACATGGGACGTGGTGACGGACAAGGGCGCCATCCACGCCGAACACGTGGTCAATGCCGCGGGTCTCTGGGCGCGCGAGGTTGCGGCCATGGCGGGCACCTATGCGCCTTTGCACCCGATGGAGCACCAGTACCTCGTCACTGACGATCTGCCCGAGATTTTCGAACGCGACAGCGAGCACCCCCATGTGATGGACCCCGCCGGTGAAAGCTATCTGCGGCAAGAGGGCCGCGGCCTCTGCATCGGATTCTATGAACAACCCTGCCGCCCCTGGGCCGTGAACGGCACGCCATGGGACTTCGGCCATGAACTGCTGCCTGATGATTTCGACAAGATCGAAGACAGCATCGCCTTTGCCTACAAACGCTTCCCGGTGCTGGAAACCGCTGGCGTCAAATCGGTGATCCACGGCCCCTTCACCTTTGCCCCTGATGGCAACCCGCTGGTCGGCCCGGTGCCGGGGCTTCGCAACTATTGGTCCGCCTGTGGTGTCATGGCCGGATTCAGCCAGGGTGGTGGCGTCGGGCTGATGCTCGCCCAATGGATGATCGAAGGTGAATGCGAACGCGACGTCACTGCCATGGACGTGGGCCGCTTTGGTCCCTGGATCACCTCTGGTTACACCCGCCCCAAGGTGATCGAAAACTACCAGCGTCGGTTCTCGGTGTCGTACCCGAATGAAGAACTGCCCGCCGCGCGCCCGCACCGCACCACACCCATGTACGATATCTTCTCGGACCTTGGCGCAGTCTGGGGCCACCAATTCGGGCTCGAAGTGCCGAACTATTTTGCTACCGGCGATGAACCCACCTTCGAAGCCCCATCCTTCCGCCGCTCCAACGCCTTTGCCGCCACCGGGCGAGAGGTTGCCGCCGTGCGGGGCAGCGTCGGCATCAACGAGCTTCAGAACTTCGGCAAATTCGAGGTCACAGGCCCGCAGGCCCGCGCCTGGCTCGACCGCATCATGGCGGGCCGCGTCCCAAAACCGGGGCGGATGACCTTGACCCCAATGCTCTCGCCCAAGGGCAAGCTCTTGGGGGATTTCACCATCTCCTGCTTGACCGAAGAATGGTTCCAACTGACCGCATCCTACGGCTACCAGACCATCCACCAACGCTGGTTTGACCGTCACGCCACCGATGGCGTCAGCGTCCGCAACGTCTCTGACCAAATGACCGGCTTTCAGATCGCAGGCCCCCGCGCCACCGATGTGCTCAAAGCCGCCGATCCCAACACCCCGGACCTCAACTTCCTCGATGTTGCCATGATCACGCTGAACAGCATCGACTGCATCATCCAGCGCGTCAGCTACACCGGCGATCTGGGCTATGAAATCTACTGCGACCCGATGGATCAACGCCGTCTCTGGACCGTGCTGATGGCTGCCGGCGCGCCCTACGACATCACGCCATTCGGCATGCGCGCCATGATGTCCCTGCGGCTCGACCGTTTCTTCGGCTCGTGGCTGGCCGAATTTTCGCCCGACTATACCGCAGCCGAAACCGGCATGGACCGTTTCATACAGTGGTCCAAAAACACAGACTTCATCGGCCGTGCCGCAGCAGAGGCCGCGCGCGCCACACCCCCTACCCGCATCCTCGCCACCTTCGAAGTTGATGCCACCGATACCGACGTCACCGCCTACGAACCGGTCTTCATCGACGGCAAGGTGCAAGGCTTCTGCACCTCCGGCGGCTACTCGCACTACGCGGGCAAATCCATCGCCATGGCCCTGATCCCGCGCGCGCTGGCAAAACCGGGTCTTGCGGTCGAAATCGAAATCCTCGGCGACCTGCGCCCCGCCAAACTGATCACCGATCATCTGATCAACACAACTTAA